In the Gossypium arboreum isolate Shixiya-1 chromosome 10, ASM2569848v2, whole genome shotgun sequence genome, one interval contains:
- the LOC108472312 gene encoding probable auxin efflux carrier component 1c, whose translation MIGIKDLYSVLTAVVPLYVTMFLAYGSVKWWKVFTPEQCAGINRFVAIFAVPLLSFEFVSRINPYKMDLLFLAADGVSKVLILFALLCWANFTKRGGLDWSITVFSLSTLPNTLVMGIPLLKSMYGDDKEYLMIQVVVLQCIIWYTLLLFLFEYRETRTEVLSKFKESSVSSKNCCSEDEVINVIATTSSNQQQQQQTAQNANKIAPDQSQRFRPMVAASMEGEGKELHLFIWRCGCCISTDGTSTTCEKQSVQAGQREESSSTAKGVESVKQENVENASIPSSFSPSMLLKILRKVWLKLVRNPNSYSSLLGLSWALVSCRWDIKKPQIMENSVTILSSAGLGMAMFSLGLFMALQPRIIACGKKLALYGMVARFIAGPAVMAIASIAVGLKGTTLKLSIVQAALPQGIVPFVFSREYNLHPDVLSTAVIFGMIVSLPITIVYYIVLGI comes from the exons ATGATTGGCATCAAGGATCTGTACAGTGTTCTGACTGCAGTTGTTCCTCTTTATGTCACCATGTTCTTGGCTTATGGTTCAGTGAAATGGTGGAAAGTATTCACCCCCGAACAATGTGCCGGCATCAACAGATTCGTCGCCATCTTCGCCGTTCCGCTCCTCTCCTTCGAGTTCGTTTCGAGGATAAATCCTTACAAAATGGACCTCCTTTTCCTTGCCGCTGATGGAGTCTCAAAAGTCCTGATATTGTTTGCTTTGCTTTGTTGGGCCAATTTCACAAAGAGAGGCGGCCTGGACTGGTCTATCACAGTTTTCTCACTTTCCACACTCCCAAACACTCTTGTCATGGGGATTCCCCTACTGAAATCCATGTATGGGGATGACAAGGAATACCTAATGATTCAAGTTGTGGTGCTGCAATGCATAATCTGGTATACCCTATTACTGTTTTTGTTTGAATATAGAGAAACAAGAACTGAAGTCTTGAGCAAGTTCAAGGAAAGTAGTGTTAGTTCTAAGAACTGTTGCAGTGAAGATGAAGTCATTAATGTTATTGCCACAACATCATCTaaccagcagcagcagcagcagacGGCTCAAAATGCAAACAAGATTGCACCAGATCAATCTCAGCGATTCAGGCCTATGGTAGCAGCATCGATGGAGGGTGAGGGTAAAGAGCTCCATTTATTCATTTGGAGATGTGGATGTTGCATTTCAACTG ATGGGACAAGTACTACCTGTGAGAAGCAGTCAGTGCAAGCTGGTCAAAGAGAAGAAAGCAGTAGTACTGCAAAGGGGGTTGAGAGTGTGAAGCAAGAGAATGTCGAAAATGCTAGCATTCCCTCTTCTTTTTCTCCATCAATGCTCCTCAAAATATTGAGAAAAGTCTGGCTCAAGCTTGTGAGGAACCCTAACTCTTACTCAAGTTTGCTGGGTCTTAGCTGGGCTTTAGTCTCTTGCAG ATGGGACATAAAGAAGCCCCAAATAATGGAAAATTCAGTCACGATATtgtcaagtgcaggtcttgggatGGCAATGTTTAGCCTTG GATTATTCATGGCTTTGCAACCAAGGATCATTGCCTGTGGAAAGAAGCTGGCTTTATATGGGATGGTAGCTAGGTTTATAGCAGGACCGGCAGTAATGGCGATAGCATCCATCGCAGTTGGCCTCAAAGGCACTACCTTAAAGTTGTCTATTGTACAAGCAGCATTGCCTCAAGGAATTGTCCCTTTCGTTTTTTCTAGGGAGTATAATCTGCATCCTGATGTATTGAGCACTGC GGTGATATTTGGAATGATAGTTTCTCTGCCCATAACAATAGTATATTACATTGTGTTGGGTATTTGA